In Clostridium sp. JN-1, one genomic interval encodes:
- a CDS encoding FAD-dependent oxidoreductase, with the protein MKNNSLFQPIKIGKLEIKNKISMAPMGAFGLVDNEGCYNQRAVDYYVERAKGGTGLIVTSITKVENELDKIVPGIAPIVSINPGRFLMTSSEMTERVHAYGSKIFLQLTMGFGRSGAPGTLLASQPVSASDIPNYWDPTVTCRALTTSEVEWIVLKFIESAEIAQKAGFDGVEIHAVHEGYLLDQFALSIFNRRTDKYGGDLRGRLQLPIEIVQGIKARAGEDFPVGLRYSVKSCIKDWRQGGLPEEKYLEKGRDLKEGLEAAKILEEAGYDELNTDVGTYDAWYWSHPPIYQKDGLYLPYTKELKKVVKIPVIVAGKLGVPETAEKALDDGAADMIGLGRPLLTDPYWPKKVLSNCEERIRPCIGCHTGCLGRGFEGKPLSCAVNPAAGRERYYEIKPVTTPRKVMVVGGGVAGMEAARIAKMRGHDVTIYESTDKLGGVIIPGSVPDFKVDDRRLIGWYKNEIKELKVNIVFDTKVTEELVEKEKPDVVIIAAGAKEIKINVPGIEEDKVVTAIELLNGTKKVGENVLMVGGGLVGCEAALYLAKQGKKVTIVEAKDKILSAGKPIPHMNKIMLIDLLNMYNVKVVTNNSLIEVTDDGAVIIDNKFKKQNVSADTVAIAVGFKSNRELYNKLNGKIADLYMVGDAYKAANIMDAIWSANEVGLNL; encoded by the coding sequence ATGAAAAATAATTCATTGTTCCAACCTATTAAAATAGGAAAATTAGAGATAAAAAATAAAATATCAATGGCACCTATGGGGGCTTTTGGACTTGTAGATAATGAAGGCTGCTATAATCAAAGAGCTGTCGATTATTATGTAGAAAGGGCTAAAGGAGGTACAGGTCTTATTGTAACAAGTATTACCAAGGTCGAAAATGAATTAGACAAAATTGTGCCAGGCATAGCTCCAATTGTTTCAATAAATCCAGGAAGATTTTTGATGACATCCTCAGAAATGACAGAAAGGGTGCATGCTTATGGTTCAAAAATATTTTTGCAATTGACAATGGGATTTGGAAGAAGTGGAGCACCAGGAACACTTTTAGCGTCTCAACCTGTGTCTGCTTCAGACATTCCAAATTATTGGGATCCAACTGTTACTTGCAGAGCACTTACCACTTCAGAAGTAGAATGGATAGTTTTAAAGTTTATTGAAAGTGCTGAAATTGCACAAAAAGCAGGTTTCGATGGTGTTGAAATACATGCTGTACATGAAGGTTACTTACTTGATCAGTTTGCACTTTCAATATTCAATAGAAGAACAGATAAATACGGTGGAGATTTAAGAGGAAGACTTCAGCTTCCTATAGAAATAGTTCAAGGAATAAAGGCTAGGGCAGGAGAAGATTTCCCTGTAGGTTTGAGATATAGTGTAAAGAGTTGTATAAAGGATTGGAGACAGGGCGGACTTCCGGAAGAAAAGTATCTTGAAAAAGGTCGTGATCTAAAAGAAGGTCTTGAAGCAGCAAAAATTCTTGAAGAAGCGGGATATGATGAACTCAATACAGATGTAGGAACTTATGATGCATGGTATTGGTCTCATCCACCTATTTATCAAAAGGATGGGTTATATTTACCTTATACTAAAGAACTTAAAAAGGTTGTAAAAATTCCAGTTATAGTTGCAGGAAAATTAGGTGTACCTGAAACTGCAGAAAAAGCCCTTGATGATGGAGCTGCAGACATGATTGGACTTGGAAGACCACTTTTAACAGATCCATACTGGCCTAAAAAGGTTCTCTCAAATTGCGAAGAAAGGATTCGTCCTTGTATTGGATGTCACACTGGATGTCTTGGAAGAGGATTTGAAGGAAAACCTTTAAGCTGTGCGGTAAATCCAGCTGCTGGAAGAGAAAGATATTATGAAATAAAGCCTGTAACTACTCCTAGAAAAGTAATGGTAGTAGGTGGAGGAGTTGCTGGAATGGAGGCAGCTAGAATAGCAAAGATGAGAGGACATGATGTTACAATTTACGAAAGTACGGATAAACTTGGAGGAGTAATTATACCGGGTTCAGTACCTGATTTCAAAGTAGATGATAGAAGATTAATTGGATGGTATAAAAATGAGATAAAGGAACTTAAAGTTAACATTGTATTTGATACAAAGGTAACAGAAGAACTTGTAGAAAAAGAAAAACCAGATGTAGTTATTATTGCAGCTGGGGCAAAAGAAATTAAAATTAACGTACCTGGAATAGAAGAGGATAAAGTTGTAACAGCTATAGAACTTTTAAACGGCACTAAAAAAGTTGGCGAGAATGTACTTATGGTAGGTGGTGGACTTGTAGGCTGCGAAGCTGCACTTTATCTTGCAAAGCAAGGTAAAAAAGTTACTATTGTTGAAGCAAAAGATAAAATATTAAGTGCGGGAAAACCAATTCCACATATGAATAAAATTATGCTTATTGACCTTTTGAATATGTACAATGTAAAAGTTGTTACAAATAATTCTTTAATAGAAGTAACAGATGATGGTGCAGTAATCATTGATAATAAATTTAAAAAACAAAACGTGTCTGCAGATACTGTTGCAATTGCTGTTGGATTTAAATCAAACAGAGAATTGTACAACAAGCTTAACGGAAAAATAGCTGATTTATATATGGTTGGAGATGCATATAAGGCTGCAAATATAATGGATGCAATTTGGAGTGCCAACGAAGTTGGACTTAACTTATAA
- the lpdA gene encoding dihydrolipoyl dehydrogenase, whose product MEINVNMGNVLGYSKEAQITKIYKKEGDTVKVGDVIFDSEAGKGSASVKSEVEGKVVSIKVKAGDKVGADTVLAVVEGEKVETSPSKTKGEFNYFANILKPLKEEVEADITIIGGGPGGYVAAIEAAKMGAKVVVIEKDKVGGTCLNWGCIPTKTLVRSAEVYELLKRAEEFGCFAEDAGVDIKKVISRKDKVVEQLVQGIEYLLSKNGIRSINGNAKILDKNTIAVKEKMTDITINSKNIIIATGSVSSSLRIPGADLKNVMDSKGALSINNLPKKLVVIGGGVIGMEFAYIFADFGADVSVVEYFDECLINCDKDICSENAKNAAAKGIKLYTGAKVEEIIKAEGEECLVVFTQNGRKKYISTEKVLMAVGRAPHFEGLGVEDLGVELNANKRGIKVNSKMQTNIPNIYAIGDVTNVMQLAHVASHQGIVAVNNIMGEDCEMDYGVVPAAIFTQPEIAMVGVSEKSAEKEGLDIEVGKFPFSANGKVLAFGENSGFIKLIKDKETGRVIGGSIIGIHATDLIGEITLAVKNNLTAKQIVETIHAHPTTSEVIHEAALALEGGAIHFAQ is encoded by the coding sequence ATGGAGATAAACGTTAATATGGGAAATGTATTAGGATATAGTAAAGAGGCTCAAATTACAAAAATATATAAAAAAGAAGGTGATACTGTAAAGGTAGGAGATGTTATTTTTGATTCTGAAGCAGGAAAGGGAAGTGCTTCAGTAAAATCTGAAGTAGAAGGAAAAGTTGTTAGTATAAAAGTTAAAGCTGGCGATAAAGTAGGTGCAGACACAGTATTGGCAGTAGTTGAAGGAGAAAAAGTTGAAACAAGCCCAAGTAAAACAAAAGGTGAATTCAACTATTTTGCAAATATATTAAAACCTTTAAAAGAAGAAGTTGAAGCAGATATCACAATAATAGGCGGCGGACCAGGTGGATATGTTGCAGCAATAGAAGCAGCAAAAATGGGAGCTAAAGTTGTTGTTATTGAAAAAGATAAGGTAGGAGGAACTTGCTTAAATTGGGGCTGTATACCAACCAAAACTCTTGTACGTTCTGCTGAAGTATATGAATTATTAAAAAGAGCAGAAGAATTTGGATGCTTTGCAGAAGATGCAGGAGTTGACATTAAAAAAGTTATTTCAAGAAAAGACAAAGTTGTAGAACAACTTGTACAAGGAATAGAGTATCTTTTGTCAAAAAACGGCATAAGGTCTATAAATGGAAATGCTAAAATATTAGACAAAAATACAATAGCTGTTAAGGAAAAAATGACTGACATAACTATAAATTCAAAAAATATAATAATTGCTACAGGTTCAGTATCTAGTTCCTTAAGAATTCCTGGTGCAGACCTTAAAAATGTAATGGATAGTAAAGGTGCTTTATCAATAAACAATTTACCTAAAAAGTTAGTTGTAATTGGCGGCGGAGTTATTGGAATGGAGTTTGCATATATTTTTGCTGACTTTGGTGCAGACGTTTCAGTAGTTGAATATTTTGATGAATGCTTGATTAATTGTGATAAGGATATATGCAGTGAAAATGCTAAGAATGCAGCAGCTAAAGGTATTAAATTATATACAGGCGCTAAAGTAGAGGAGATTATTAAGGCTGAAGGAGAAGAGTGTTTAGTTGTATTTACTCAAAATGGAAGGAAAAAGTATATTTCTACAGAAAAGGTTCTTATGGCTGTAGGTAGAGCTCCACATTTTGAAGGTTTAGGCGTAGAAGATTTAGGTGTAGAATTAAATGCTAATAAAAGAGGAATAAAAGTAAACAGCAAAATGCAAACAAATATACCTAATATTTATGCAATTGGTGATGTTACAAATGTCATGCAGCTTGCCCACGTTGCTTCACATCAGGGAATAGTTGCTGTAAATAATATTATGGGTGAAGATTGTGAAATGGACTATGGAGTTGTACCAGCTGCGATATTTACACAACCGGAAATTGCAATGGTAGGTGTATCAGAAAAGAGTGCAGAAAAAGAAGGTTTAGATATAGAAGTTGGAAAATTTCCGTTTTCAGCTAATGGTAAGGTCCTAGCTTTTGGAGAAAACAGCGGCTTTATTAAATTAATAAAAGATAAGGAAACAGGTAGAGTTATAGGTGGTAGTATTATTGGAATTCATGCAACTGATTTAATAGGTGAGATAACTTTAGCTGTAAAGAATAATTTAACAGCAAAACAGATAGTTGAAACTATACATGCTCATCCTACAACTAGTGAAGTAATACATGAAGCAGCTCTTGCTTTAGAAGGAGGGGCAATACATTTTGCTCAATAA
- a CDS encoding amino acid permease — translation MEQLEQNLGQKQEGKQNLKRGLKSRHLNMIAIGGAIGTGIFLALGDTIRQAGPGGALVAYSCIGVMVYFLMTGLGEMATHMPVAGSFEVYASKFIDPALGFALGWNYWYNWAITVAAEMVAASLIMRFWFPSVPSVRWSALFLGIIVIINLLSVRGYGESEFWFASIKVVTVIVFILIGLAAIFGIFNGNPVGFKNFTIKDAPFVGGVKSIFMIFLIAGFSFQGTELVGVAAGESEDPGNNIPKAINVIFWRILIFYIGTIFVVGALIPYTEAGVQTSPFTMVFTKMGIAGAASLMNVVILTSILSAGNSGMYASTRMLYALAESGKAPKFLAKVNKRGVPINSLIITTIIACACFLTGLYAENTVYVWLVAASGLSGFIAWLGIALCHYRFRKAYVAQGLDLNRLKYKAKFFPAGPLIALGLCIIVILGQGITYFGASQVDWKGVISTYIGLPIFLVLWIAYKLKYKTKVIDLKDVDLKDLDLK, via the coding sequence ATGGAACAGTTAGAACAAAATTTAGGACAGAAACAAGAAGGAAAACAAAATCTTAAAAGGGGATTAAAATCGAGACATCTTAATATGATTGCAATAGGGGGAGCTATTGGTACAGGAATATTTTTGGCGTTAGGTGATACCATAAGACAAGCTGGGCCGGGTGGTGCACTAGTTGCATATTCATGTATAGGAGTTATGGTATACTTTTTAATGACGGGATTAGGTGAAATGGCAACTCATATGCCTGTAGCAGGTTCATTTGAAGTTTACGCATCTAAGTTTATTGATCCAGCATTGGGATTTGCACTGGGATGGAACTATTGGTACAATTGGGCTATTACTGTTGCAGCTGAAATGGTTGCAGCTTCGCTTATAATGCGATTTTGGTTTCCAAGTGTGCCTTCTGTAAGATGGAGTGCTCTATTTTTAGGAATAATAGTTATTATAAATTTGTTATCAGTAAGAGGTTATGGAGAATCAGAATTCTGGTTTGCAAGTATTAAGGTAGTTACGGTTATAGTATTTATTTTAATTGGTCTTGCAGCTATCTTTGGGATATTTAATGGAAATCCCGTAGGATTTAAAAACTTTACAATAAAGGACGCACCTTTTGTTGGAGGAGTAAAATCTATATTTATGATATTCTTAATAGCAGGATTTTCGTTTCAAGGAACAGAGCTTGTAGGTGTTGCAGCTGGAGAAAGTGAAGACCCAGGTAACAATATACCTAAGGCAATCAATGTAATATTTTGGAGAATATTAATATTTTATATAGGAACAATATTCGTAGTAGGAGCGCTAATACCATATACGGAAGCAGGGGTTCAAACTAGCCCATTTACAATGGTATTTACAAAAATGGGTATTGCCGGAGCTGCATCTTTGATGAACGTTGTAATTTTAACTTCAATTTTATCTGCAGGTAATTCTGGAATGTATGCTTCAACTAGAATGTTATATGCACTAGCTGAATCTGGAAAAGCTCCTAAGTTTCTTGCAAAGGTAAATAAAAGAGGGGTTCCTATAAATTCATTGATAATTACAACTATAATAGCATGTGCATGTTTCTTAACAGGTCTTTATGCAGAAAATACAGTTTATGTATGGTTAGTTGCAGCTTCAGGACTTTCAGGATTTATTGCATGGCTTGGTATAGCGTTATGCCATTATCGTTTCCGTAAAGCTTATGTTGCTCAAGGACTTGACTTAAATAGATTAAAGTATAAAGCAAAATTTTTCCCTGCAGGTCCACTAATAGCATTAGGATTATGTATAATAGTTATTTTAGGACAAGGAATTACTTATTTTGGGGCTTCTCAAGTTGATTGGAAGGGAGTAATCTCAACTTATATTGGTTTACCAATATTTTTGGTTTTATGGATTGCATATAAATTGAAGTATAAGACAAAAGTTATTGATTTAAAAGATGTTGATTTAAAAGATCTTGATTTAAAATAA
- a CDS encoding lipoate--protein ligase: MLNKNMDTKIIQSSSHDPWYNLSIEEYLFNNVKDNEVILYLWQNKNTVVIGRNQNPWKECRYKQLEDEGGKLARRLSGGGTVYHDLGNLNFTFIMHEKLYDLQNQLKVILEGVKKLGVDARFSGRNDIVYKDKKFSGNAFYFDNGRSYHHGTMLINVDFSKLSRYLQVSKEKIISKGINSVQSRVINLSDINKTITIDKAAAELKSSFNKIYGMSSEYYIDVNLDNDEFKKLYEKYSSWEWRYGETPEFDVIFDRRFSWGGIELGLQLNNGYITEAKVYSDAMDPHFINNISIELKGKLFDKRTILKVIDNIHCKELNIVNDLKNWIDTLQI; this comes from the coding sequence TTGCTCAATAAAAATATGGATACAAAAATAATTCAGTCTTCAAGTCATGATCCTTGGTATAACTTATCTATAGAAGAATATTTATTTAATAATGTTAAGGATAACGAAGTAATACTCTATTTATGGCAGAATAAAAATACAGTTGTTATTGGAAGAAACCAAAATCCTTGGAAAGAGTGTCGATATAAACAATTGGAAGATGAAGGAGGAAAACTTGCTAGAAGACTTTCTGGTGGGGGAACTGTTTACCATGATTTGGGCAACCTAAATTTTACTTTTATTATGCATGAAAAGTTATACGATTTGCAAAATCAACTTAAAGTTATTTTAGAAGGAGTAAAAAAGTTAGGCGTTGATGCAAGATTTAGTGGAAGAAATGACATTGTTTATAAAGATAAAAAGTTTTCTGGAAATGCATTTTACTTTGATAATGGTCGGTCATATCATCATGGAACGATGTTAATAAATGTTGATTTTTCAAAACTTTCTAGATACCTTCAGGTTTCAAAGGAAAAAATAATTTCAAAAGGTATTAATTCGGTTCAATCTAGGGTTATAAATCTTTCTGATATAAATAAAACTATAACAATAGATAAAGCAGCAGCAGAATTAAAAAGCAGCTTTAATAAAATTTATGGAATGAGTTCTGAGTACTATATAGATGTAAATTTAGATAATGATGAATTTAAAAAGTTATATGAAAAGTATAGTTCATGGGAATGGAGATATGGTGAGACTCCAGAATTTGATGTAATTTTTGACAGAAGGTTTTCATGGGGAGGAATAGAGTTAGGATTGCAGCTTAATAATGGATATATAACAGAGGCAAAAGTATATTCAGATGCAATGGATCCTCATTTTATTAATAATATTTCAATTGAATTAAAAGGTAAGTTATTTGATAAAAGAACAATTTTAAAAGTTATTGATAATATACACTGTAAAGAACTAAACATTGTTAATGACCTGAAAAATTGGATAGATACATTACAGATTTAA
- a CDS encoding carboxymuconolactone decarboxylase family protein, with amino-acid sequence MAKNPRELLNSFTGGLQSLRQTNGEQVDAFMNLLGAAYKPGALDTKTKELMSVAIAAYNRCEYCITFHVYKALEAGATREEILESAMVAVAFGGGPSMAYSVTLVKDSIDEFEKDFK; translated from the coding sequence ATGGCAAAAAATCCAAGAGAACTTTTGAATAGTTTTACAGGAGGTTTACAAAGTTTAAGACAAACTAATGGTGAGCAAGTAGATGCTTTTATGAATCTTTTAGGAGCTGCTTACAAACCAGGTGCTCTTGATACAAAGACAAAAGAATTAATGAGTGTGGCAATTGCTGCATACAATAGATGTGAATACTGCATAACTTTTCACGTTTATAAGGCTTTAGAAGCAGGTGCAACTAGAGAAGAAATATTGGAATCAGCTATGGTTGCAGTAGCTTTTGGCGGAGGTCCATCAATGGCATATAGTGTAACTTTAGTAAAAGATTCAATTGATGAATTCGAAAAGGATTTTAAATAG
- a CDS encoding MarR family transcriptional regulator, which yields MFDVDTCVCFITNKVSKKMADKMNERLMLVGSTRVQWLVMYYLLKDGQMSQSDLAKKMNIKDSTVVRLIDRIEKDEFIKRVKNSKDRRITYVTLTEKGKKRIEELLSVGEEMSKVFSKNISDEEFEVFNRVLKKMAENAENTEI from the coding sequence ATGTTTGATGTGGATACCTGTGTGTGCTTTATTACAAATAAAGTTTCTAAGAAGATGGCAGATAAGATGAATGAAAGATTAATGTTAGTTGGATCTACAAGAGTTCAGTGGCTTGTTATGTATTATTTGTTAAAGGACGGTCAGATGAGTCAAAGTGACCTGGCTAAAAAAATGAATATAAAGGATTCTACTGTTGTTAGATTAATAGATAGAATAGAAAAAGACGAATTTATAAAAAGAGTTAAAAATTCTAAAGATAGGAGAATTACTTATGTGACATTGACTGAAAAGGGCAAAAAGAGAATTGAGGAATTACTTTCTGTTGGAGAGGAAATGAGCAAGGTTTTTTCTAAGAACATAAGTGATGAAGAATTTGAAGTTTTTAATAGAGTTTTAAAGAAAATGGCTGAAAATGCTGAAAATACGGAAATTTAA
- a CDS encoding glycerophosphodiester phosphodiesterase family protein, with the protein MNKKLKLFYLVFIFIFTSLLTSSKFNVIKPTKQHDYYVNCSNLKNLKIISHRAKYVMDDPENSITGIRDSIKHKLDYAEIDVQETKDGVVVLIHDKNLKRLTGKNADVDNLTYAQVKRLRIKPPNILTHKPEKIPTLEQVMIESKGKINLIIEIKPYGNTRDLTKNVVALMEKYDLVNGSIIHSMSYNVLCHVKLLNPKIVTGYIVVSPMKHLPEINVDFYSIEDKFITKRLIKQIHKDNKKVYVWTVDNLPSMYKFTNYSPNGIISDDPVLLLNAKKLYLNKNQSVTNE; encoded by the coding sequence TTGAACAAAAAATTGAAATTATTTTATCTAGTATTTATTTTTATATTTACATCTTTATTAACATCATCAAAATTTAATGTAATCAAACCCACTAAACAACATGATTACTATGTTAACTGCAGTAATTTAAAAAATTTAAAAATTATTTCTCATAGAGCAAAATATGTCATGGATGATCCTGAAAATTCAATTACCGGAATAAGGGATTCAATTAAACACAAACTTGATTATGCTGAAATTGATGTCCAAGAAACAAAAGATGGAGTAGTAGTCTTAATACATGATAAGAATTTAAAAAGATTAACTGGTAAAAATGCTGATGTGGACAATCTTACTTATGCCCAAGTAAAAAGATTAAGAATTAAACCTCCAAATATTTTGACACATAAACCAGAAAAAATACCTACTCTTGAACAAGTCATGATAGAAAGTAAAGGAAAGATAAATCTTATCATAGAAATCAAACCATATGGCAACACTAGAGATCTTACTAAAAATGTAGTAGCTTTAATGGAAAAATATGATTTAGTAAATGGAAGCATCATTCATTCAATGAGCTATAATGTACTTTGTCATGTAAAACTTTTAAATCCAAAAATAGTGACAGGCTATATAGTAGTATCTCCTATGAAGCACTTACCAGAAATAAATGTAGATTTTTATAGTATAGAAGATAAATTTATTACAAAACGTTTAATTAAACAAATTCATAAAGACAATAAAAAGGTATATGTTTGGACTGTTGATAATCTACCATCCATGTACAAATTTACTAACTATAGTCCAAATGGAATAATATCAGACGACCCTGTACTATTATTAAATGCAAAGAAATTATACCTTAATAAAAATCAATCAGTAACTAATGAGTAA